AGGCAGAGAGATCCTGCCGGACAATATCCCGATAGAGACCGAGGTTGTCCGTCTTCAGGTCTCTTATTCCCCTCACCTTCTCGAGGAGATCGTCCTGAATGCGAAGGAGATCTGCTGAAGCCCGCTGAGAAGGTTTCGGAATAAAGTCCGCCGCTCCTAATTCGAGCGCGGTGAAGACGGTCTTCTTGTCGGAGTAAGAGCTGACCATAATCACCGGAGTCGGTCTTTCCTTCATGAGCCACCGGAGGAAGGTGAAACCGTCCATCTCGGGCATCTCGAAATCAAGGGTGATCATGTCCGGCTTCAGCCTCAGCGTCTTGGCCATTGCCTCTACGCCGTTCGTAGCGATGCCGGCAATTTCGATCTCCCCGTCTGTCTCGAGCATGCCTTTTATCGTCTGCCTGCTGTACGGCGAATCATCGACAACAAGAACCCTTATCTTCTTTGCCATTCAGACACACTCCCCGGGCAACGGTTTATGGTACACCATATCATTTTTTAGGTGGACCAGGGAAAAAAGGGTCGAGACATTCATGAGGGATTCTGCGTGGCCGAGCAGGAGATACCCCCCGTTTGTGAGCCTGTTATAAAAATTATCTACAACCTTTTTCCGCGCATCGTGGTCAAAGTAGATGAAGACGTTTCTGCAGAATATGACGTCCATTTGGCCGATGAACTTCACCCTGAGCGGATCCATGAGATTGAGATAGCAGAAATTCACAAGCTGTTTTACCTTATCGGAGATGGTGTACAGTCCGTCCCCTTCCCTGAAGTACTTATTCGCAAAATACGGCTCGGTACACCTGAAGGAATTCTGCCGGAAAACGCCGCGCCTTGCCGTTGCGAGAACCCGTTGATTGATGTCACTGCCGAGAATCTCGATGTCCCACCCTTCGAGGTCGCCCCGTTCAAGGATGAGCATCGCAAGCGTATAAGGCTCTTCGCCGGTGGAACAGCCGGCAGACCAGATCCGGATCTTCTTGTTCCGGCGGCTGTTCTTCAGATCGGGGAGAATCTCCTCGCTGAATGCCCTGAGCTGATTCTGCTCCCGGAAGAAGTAGGTCTCATTCACGGTCAGGAGGTCGATGACCTCCGTCATCTCTTCTGTTCTCTTCTTATCGTAGAGGAGCAGCCGGTAGTAATCCCTGAAGTCATCAAGATGATGTAGCTTCACCCTCCTCGACAGTCTCCTCTGGATAAGAAAGTGCGACGAGTTGTCAAAGGATATGCCGCAATAGTCTCTTATGAGGTCCCTGATGAGCCTGAATGCATCCGCGGAAAGCGGTATGAGTTCACCCCTGTCGGTCTGCCTATCGAACATGAAACCGTTCCTCAATAACCCTCTTCACGGCAGGGTCAACCTCGCTATCATAGAGGCCCTCAATCTCGGTCCGCACCCTGTCAGACACCTTCCCGCAGAGCGCTTCCACGGCCGATATCCTTGTGGCCCAGTCGGCATCTTTAAGAAAGGGGAGGACCGTTTCTTCAATCCCGTCAAAGGCGGAAAGCGCGTGAAGTGCCGTTCTCCGTATCTCGACATCTCGGGAACCGAGCATCCCGGTCAGTGCTTCCCTGGCCCCTTCCCCCCCGATCCTCCCAAGCGCCTCCATTGCCGCAGTAACGACAAACCCGTTATTATCGGAAAGCAGGCCTGTGAGAGGCGTCAGGGCCCTCCCGTCTCCCAGCATTCCCAGTGAACGCGCGGCTGCCGCCCTCACGCCGTCATCCGAATCGGACACGAGAAGACTCAGGGATTCAAATATCCCCTCGCCGTTGAGAGACCCCAAACTGAGGGCTGCCGCCGCCCTGACGTCCGAATTCTCGTCTGTCAGGGCGAATCTGAGGTACCTGACGGAATCGGCACACTGTATCGTGGAAAGCGCCTCGACAACGGCTCCTCTCACCGATACTGCCTCGTCTTTCAAGGCAAACCCGAGGGCCGATACGGCATCCGTAGCAGAGATGCGACCGAGTATCAGTGCCGCGTTCCTTCTCAGAGCCGGCCTGCCGTCCTTGAGGTCCTCTATGAGCACGTTGAT
The window above is part of the Thermodesulfovibrionales bacterium genome. Proteins encoded here:
- a CDS encoding protein-glutamate O-methyltransferase CheR, which encodes MFDRQTDRGELIPLSADAFRLIRDLIRDYCGISFDNSSHFLIQRRLSRRVKLHHLDDFRDYYRLLLYDKKRTEEMTEVIDLLTVNETYFFREQNQLRAFSEEILPDLKNSRRNKKIRIWSAGCSTGEEPYTLAMLILERGDLEGWDIEILGSDINQRVLATARRGVFRQNSFRCTEPYFANKYFREGDGLYTISDKVKQLVNFCYLNLMDPLRVKFIGQMDVIFCRNVFIYFDHDARKKVVDNFYNRLTNGGYLLLGHAESLMNVSTLFSLVHLKNDMVYHKPLPGECV